One genomic region from Pseudomonas sp. R5-89-07 encodes:
- a CDS encoding acetoacetate--CoA ligase — protein MSDILWQPSPERIANTRMDQFRRYINARHHLQLRDYPALHQWSIDQRADFWQAIVAFFDVQFRSPPSATLLETGEMPSAQWFPGATLNFAEHLLRRRDDHPAVVAISEDGQREQLSYAQLAEHVAGLQQSLRAAGVGKGDRVAACMPNTWQTLVGMLATTSLGAIWSCSSPDFGTQGVIDRFGQIEPKVLITCAGYRYAGKTLDQSAKLNEILERLPSLEHLIIVPYARPQAQVEDYRTQARVALWNDFYQPGGTPEFVAVPFDHPLYILYSSGTTGVPKCIIHGTGGVLLTHLKEHGLHADLSREDCLFYYTTCGWMMWNWLVSVLALGATAVLYDGSPFHPGPQRLIDLIDAERISVFGTSPKFLATLEKAGIQPRLTHDLRSLKGLISTGSPLSPQSYDYVYREIKAELCLSSMSGGTDIVSCFVIGNPVLPVRRGEMQCKSLAMAIEVWDDQGRPLVGEKGELVCTRHFPAMPIGLWNDPQQQKLRASYFSQFPGVWAQGDYAEQRPNGSLLIHGRSDAVLNPGGVRIGTAEIYRQVEKVPQVLESLAIGQRWQDDVRVVLFVRLEDGVELDEALRQQICQVIRANTTPRHVPAKILAVSDIPRTISGKIVELAVRNVVHGEPVKNTDALANPQALEQFRDRPELA, from the coding sequence ATGTCCGACATTCTCTGGCAACCCTCCCCCGAACGCATCGCCAACACGCGCATGGACCAGTTCCGCCGCTACATCAATGCCCGCCACCACCTGCAGCTGCGCGACTACCCTGCCCTGCACCAGTGGAGCATCGACCAGCGCGCGGACTTCTGGCAGGCCATTGTGGCGTTCTTCGACGTGCAATTTCGCAGCCCGCCCAGCGCCACGTTGCTCGAAACCGGTGAGATGCCCAGCGCCCAGTGGTTTCCCGGCGCTACCCTGAACTTCGCCGAACACTTGCTGCGCCGTCGCGACGATCACCCAGCGGTGGTTGCCATCAGCGAAGACGGCCAGCGTGAGCAACTGAGCTACGCACAACTGGCCGAGCACGTCGCCGGCCTGCAGCAAAGCCTGCGCGCGGCCGGCGTCGGCAAGGGTGACCGGGTGGCGGCGTGCATGCCCAACACCTGGCAAACCCTGGTCGGCATGCTCGCCACCACCAGCCTCGGTGCGATCTGGTCGTGTTCTTCACCCGACTTCGGCACTCAGGGCGTGATCGACCGTTTCGGCCAGATCGAACCCAAGGTGCTGATCACCTGCGCCGGCTATCGCTACGCCGGCAAGACCCTCGACCAGAGCGCCAAACTCAATGAAATCCTCGAGCGGCTGCCGTCCCTGGAACACTTGATCATCGTGCCCTACGCCCGCCCTCAGGCGCAGGTCGAGGATTATCGAACCCAGGCACGGGTAGCACTGTGGAACGACTTCTACCAACCCGGCGGCACGCCCGAATTCGTCGCGGTGCCGTTCGATCACCCGCTGTATATCCTCTATTCCAGCGGCACCACCGGCGTGCCCAAGTGCATCATTCACGGCACCGGCGGCGTACTGCTCACCCATCTCAAGGAACACGGCCTGCATGCCGACCTGTCCCGTGAGGATTGCCTGTTCTACTACACCACCTGCGGCTGGATGATGTGGAACTGGCTGGTGTCGGTGCTGGCCCTGGGCGCCACGGCGGTGCTGTATGACGGGTCGCCGTTTCATCCCGGGCCGCAGCGTTTGATCGACCTGATCGACGCCGAACGCATCAGCGTGTTCGGCACCAGCCCCAAGTTCCTGGCCACCCTGGAGAAGGCCGGGATCCAACCGCGCCTCACCCATGATCTGCGCAGCCTCAAAGGCTTGATCTCTACCGGGTCGCCGCTGTCGCCCCAGAGCTACGACTACGTGTACCGCGAGATCAAGGCCGAGCTGTGCCTGTCGTCGATGTCCGGCGGTACCGATATCGTCTCCTGCTTCGTGATCGGCAACCCGGTACTGCCGGTGCGCCGTGGCGAAATGCAGTGCAAGAGCCTGGCGATGGCCATCGAAGTGTGGGACGACCAGGGCCGCCCACTGGTCGGCGAAAAAGGCGAACTGGTGTGCACCCGGCATTTTCCCGCCATGCCCATCGGGCTGTGGAACGACCCACAGCAACAGAAGTTGCGCGCCTCCTACTTTAGCCAGTTTCCCGGCGTGTGGGCCCAGGGCGACTATGCCGAGCAGCGTCCCAACGGCAGCCTGCTGATCCATGGCCGTTCCGATGCGGTACTCAACCCTGGCGGCGTGCGCATCGGCACCGCCGAGATCTATCGTCAAGTGGAAAAAGTCCCGCAGGTGCTGGAAAGCCTCGCCATCGGCCAGCGCTGGCAGGACGATGTGCGGGTGGTGCTGTTTGTGCGCCTTGAGGACGGTGTCGAGCTGGATGAGGCGCTGCGACAGCAGATTTGCCAGGTGATCCGCGCCAACACCACGCCGCGCCATGTGCCGGCGAAGATCCTTGCGGTCAGCGATATCCCGCGCACCATCAGCGGCAAGATCGTCGAATTGGCGGTGCGCAACGTAGTGCATGGGGAACCGGTGAAAAACACCGACGCACTGGCCAATCCCCAGGCCCTCGAACAGTTTCGCGACCGCCCCGAGCTGGCGTGA
- a CDS encoding 3-hydroxybutyrate dehydrogenase, giving the protein MTTLNGKTALVTGSTSGIGLGIALSLAKAGANLILNGFGDASAVIAQVQAFGGKVGHHPADVSDPAQIAEMLAYAERDFGGVDILVNNAGIQHVAAVEDFPVERWDSIIAINLSSVFHSTRLSLPGMKARGWGRIVNIASVHGQVGSVGKAAYVAAKHGVIGLTKVVGLETATSNVTCNAICPGWVLTPLVQKQIDDRAASGVDPQQAQHDLLAEKQPSLEFVTPPQLGELVLFLCSEAGSQVRGAAWNIDGGWLAQ; this is encoded by the coding sequence ATGACGACATTGAACGGCAAGACCGCCCTGGTCACCGGTTCCACCAGCGGCATCGGCCTGGGCATTGCCCTGAGCCTGGCCAAGGCCGGCGCCAACCTGATCCTCAACGGCTTCGGCGATGCCAGCGCGGTGATCGCCCAGGTGCAGGCGTTTGGTGGCAAGGTCGGGCACCACCCGGCAGACGTCAGCGACCCGGCGCAGATCGCCGAGATGCTGGCCTATGCCGAGCGCGACTTCGGCGGCGTGGACATTCTGGTCAATAACGCCGGCATCCAGCACGTGGCGGCGGTGGAAGACTTTCCAGTAGAGCGCTGGGACTCGATCATCGCCATCAACCTGTCGTCGGTGTTCCACAGCACGCGCTTGAGCCTGCCGGGCATGAAGGCCAGGGGCTGGGGGCGCATCGTCAATATCGCCTCGGTGCACGGCCAGGTGGGTTCGGTGGGCAAGGCGGCCTATGTAGCGGCCAAGCACGGGGTGATCGGCCTGACCAAAGTGGTGGGCCTGGAAACCGCGACCAGCAACGTGACGTGCAATGCCATTTGCCCCGGCTGGGTGCTGACGCCGCTGGTGCAGAAGCAGATCGATGATCGCGCGGCCAGCGGGGTGGACCCGCAACAGGCGCAGCATGATCTGCTGGCGGAGAAACAGCCGTCGCTGGAATTCGTCACGCCGCCGCAACTGGGCGAGCTGGTGCTGTTTTTATGCAGCGAGGCCGGCAGCCAGGTACGGGGCGCGGCGTGGAATATCGATGGTGGCTGGCTGGCGCAATAA
- a CDS encoding GntP family permease — MSVIIALAALALLMLAAYRGYSVILFAPIAALGAVLLTDPSAVAPAFTGVFMEKMVGFIKLYFPVFLLGAVFGKLIELSGFSRSIVAAAIRLLGTRQAMLVIVLVCALLTYGGVSLFVVVFAVYPFAAEMFRQSNIPKRLIPATIALGAFSFTMDALPGTPQIQNIIPSTFFNTTAWAAPWLGLIGTIFVFCAGMLYLSRQRNKAQRAGEGYGTELRNEPETADNLSLPNPWVALSPLILVGVMNLLFTHWIPQWYGKTHSLSLPGMSTPVTTDIAKLTAIWAVQAALLVGIIVVLVCGFSAIKSKLAEGSKSAVSGALLAAMNTASEYGFGAVIASLPGFLVLADWLKGIPNPLVNEAITVTLLAGITGSASGGMSIALAAMSESFISAAHAANIPLEVLHRVAAMASGGMDTLPHNGAVITLLAVTGLTHREAYKDIFGITIIKTLAVFVVIGTFYATGIV; from the coding sequence ATGAGTGTGATCATTGCCCTGGCAGCCCTGGCGCTGCTGATGCTGGCTGCCTACCGTGGCTACAGCGTTATCCTGTTTGCCCCTATCGCCGCCCTCGGCGCTGTTCTGTTGACCGACCCGTCCGCTGTCGCACCGGCCTTTACCGGGGTGTTCATGGAGAAAATGGTTGGTTTCATCAAGCTGTATTTCCCGGTGTTCCTGCTCGGTGCGGTGTTCGGCAAGCTGATCGAGCTGTCGGGATTTTCGCGCTCGATTGTCGCCGCCGCGATCCGTTTGCTCGGTACGCGCCAGGCGATGCTGGTGATCGTGCTGGTCTGCGCCCTGCTCACCTATGGCGGCGTGTCGCTGTTTGTGGTGGTGTTTGCGGTGTACCCGTTTGCCGCGGAGATGTTTCGCCAGAGCAATATTCCCAAGCGCCTGATCCCGGCGACCATCGCCCTCGGTGCGTTCTCGTTCACCATGGACGCCCTGCCCGGCACGCCGCAGATCCAGAACATCATCCCCAGCACCTTCTTCAACACCACCGCCTGGGCGGCGCCGTGGTTGGGGCTGATCGGTACGATCTTTGTGTTCTGTGCCGGCATGCTCTACCTGTCGCGCCAGCGCAACAAGGCCCAGCGTGCGGGTGAAGGCTATGGCACAGAGCTGCGCAACGAGCCGGAGACGGCCGACAACCTGAGCCTGCCCAACCCATGGGTCGCGCTGTCACCGCTGATTCTGGTGGGGGTGATGAACCTGCTGTTCACCCACTGGATCCCGCAGTGGTACGGCAAGACCCACAGCCTCAGCCTGCCGGGCATGAGCACCCCGGTGACCACCGACATTGCCAAGCTCACCGCGATCTGGGCGGTGCAGGCGGCGTTGCTGGTGGGGATCATCGTGGTGCTGGTGTGCGGTTTTTCGGCGATTAAAAGCAAGCTGGCCGAAGGCAGCAAGAGTGCGGTCAGCGGCGCGCTGCTGGCGGCAATGAACACCGCCTCCGAATACGGTTTTGGTGCTGTGATCGCCTCGCTGCCGGGGTTCCTGGTATTGGCGGACTGGCTCAAGGGCATCCCCAACCCGCTGGTCAACGAAGCCATTACCGTGACCTTGCTGGCGGGCATCACCGGCTCCGCGTCGGGCGGCATGAGCATCGCCCTGGCCGCGATGTCCGAGAGCTTTATTTCAGCGGCCCATGCGGCCAATATCCCCCTTGAAGTGCTGCACCGGGTGGCGGCCATGGCCAGCGGCGGCATGGACACCCTGCCCCACAACGGCGCGGTGATCACGCTGCTGGCGGTGACCGGGTTGACCCACCGCGAAGCCTACAAGGACATTTTCGGCATCACGATCATCAAGACCCTCGCGGTGTTCGTGGTGATCGGTACTTTCTACGCCACCGGCATCGTGTGA
- a CDS encoding sigma-54-dependent Fis family transcriptional regulator — protein MSTSLKDYPHVRGLAIQSLFEIIEQSSEGTVIVDRDANIVWMNERYAKRFGLKSAEQAIGQPCEQVISNSLLRQVVRNDRPILLDIQDTPKGPLVVMRLPIHDDAGAVIGAIGFALFDELRNLSPLIERYLSLQQELASTRSLLRSRQSKYNFAHFIGTSAASLEVKRRARRSASAESPVLLLGETGTGKELLAQAIHGASPRAHKAFVSINSAAIPHDLLEAEFFGTAPGAFTGADRKGRPGKFQIAQGGTLFLDEIGDMPLPLQSKLLRVLQEKEFEPVGSNEMLHSDVRVIAATSMDLEAAIKRGEFRADLYYRLNVLPIQVPPLRERLEDIPALSEAILEELRSQHELDREALALLAQHAWPGNIRELRNVLERAALLSDDLVLNAGEIRAAIGTFTPVERNTVMSIEAETFSAARERFDRQVIGAALQACGGNVVEAAQRLGLGRSTLYKKMVALGIA, from the coding sequence ATGAGTACCAGCCTCAAGGACTACCCACACGTTCGCGGCCTGGCCATTCAGTCGCTGTTCGAGATCATCGAGCAGTCCAGCGAAGGCACGGTAATTGTCGACCGTGATGCCAATATCGTCTGGATGAACGAGCGCTACGCCAAGCGTTTCGGCCTCAAGAGCGCCGAGCAGGCCATCGGCCAACCCTGCGAGCAGGTGATTTCCAACAGCCTGTTGCGCCAGGTGGTGCGCAACGACCGGCCGATTCTGCTGGACATCCAGGACACGCCCAAGGGCCCGTTGGTGGTGATGCGCCTGCCGATCCACGACGATGCCGGCGCGGTGATTGGTGCGATCGGGTTTGCGCTGTTCGATGAGCTGCGCAACCTGTCGCCGCTGATCGAGCGCTACCTGAGCCTGCAGCAGGAACTGGCGTCGACCCGCTCGTTGCTGCGCTCACGCCAGAGCAAATACAACTTCGCGCATTTTATCGGCACCAGCGCCGCCAGCCTTGAAGTCAAGCGCCGTGCGCGGCGCAGCGCCAGCGCCGAATCGCCGGTGCTGCTTCTGGGCGAAACCGGCACCGGCAAGGAATTGCTCGCCCAGGCCATTCACGGCGCGTCGCCGCGTGCGCACAAAGCCTTTGTCAGCATCAACAGCGCGGCGATTCCCCACGACCTGCTCGAAGCCGAATTCTTCGGCACCGCGCCAGGCGCCTTTACCGGCGCGGATCGCAAGGGCCGTCCGGGCAAGTTCCAGATTGCCCAGGGCGGCACGCTGTTCCTTGATGAAATCGGCGATATGCCGCTGCCGCTGCAGAGCAAGCTGCTGCGGGTGTTGCAGGAAAAGGAATTCGAGCCGGTGGGCTCCAACGAAATGCTGCACAGCGATGTGCGGGTCATCGCGGCGACCTCCATGGACCTGGAAGCGGCGATCAAGCGCGGCGAGTTCCGGGCGGACTTGTACTACCGCCTGAACGTGTTGCCGATCCAGGTGCCGCCGCTGCGGGAACGGCTGGAGGATATTCCGGCGCTGAGCGAAGCCATCCTTGAAGAACTGCGCAGCCAACATGAACTGGACCGCGAAGCCCTGGCGCTGTTGGCGCAGCATGCGTGGCCGGGGAATATCCGTGAGCTGCGCAATGTGCTTGAGCGGGCAGCGTTGCTGAGTGATGACCTGGTGTTGAACGCCGGGGAGATTCGGGCGGCGATTGGCACTTTTACACCGGTTGAGCGCAACACGGTGATGTCGATAGAGGCAGAAACGTTCAGCGCCGCCAGGGAGCGCTTTGATCGGCAGGTGATTGGTGCGGCGCTGCAAGCCTGCGGGGGCAATGTGGTGGAAGCGGCGCAGCGGCTGGGGCTCGGGCGGTCGACGTTGTACAAGAAGATGGTGGCGTTGGGGATCGCCTAG
- a CDS encoding ABC transporter ATP-binding protein: MNLIEIRDLSVAFSGHTVVRNVSLDVRPGECLALVGESGSGKSVTAHSILQLLPEAGTHSTGSVKYRGQELMGASPAALQKLRGNRIAMIFQEPMTSLNPLHTIEKQIGETLLLHKGLGGKAAQARILELLDLVGIQKPQERLKAYPHQLSGGQRQRVMIAMALACEPELLIADEPTTALDVTVQRKILLLLKSLQQRLGMSLLLISHDLNLVRSIAQRVCVMRAGEIVEQADCKTLFTAPQHPYSRLLLDAEPSAEVLCGDERETVLQVNDLSVQFALGGGLLRRKRYLQAVDGISLSVQRGKTLGIVGESGSGKSTLGQAILRLLDSTGSIRFQGEALDPLNHRQMRPWRKQMQVVFQDPYGSLSPRMSVQQIISEGLEVHAPCSLDAREAQVIQVLKDVGLDPASRHRYPHEFSGGQRQRIAIARALVLKPALMLLDEPTSALDRTVQKQVVALLRELQEKYGLTYLFISHDLAVVRAMAHDMIVVKDGKVVERGPSHSVFEAPQHPYTKELLAAAHIPL, from the coding sequence ATGAACCTGATCGAAATCCGTGACCTCAGCGTGGCCTTCAGCGGCCACACCGTGGTGCGCAATGTGAGCCTGGACGTGCGCCCCGGCGAATGCCTGGCGCTGGTAGGCGAGTCAGGCTCGGGCAAGTCGGTGACCGCCCACTCGATCCTGCAACTGCTGCCCGAAGCCGGCACCCACAGCACCGGCTCGGTGAAGTATCGCGGCCAGGAACTGATGGGCGCCTCGCCTGCGGCCCTGCAAAAGCTGCGCGGCAACCGCATCGCCATGATCTTCCAGGAGCCGATGACCTCGCTGAACCCGCTGCACACAATCGAAAAACAGATCGGCGAAACCCTGCTGCTGCACAAGGGCCTGGGCGGCAAGGCGGCGCAGGCAAGGATCCTCGAGCTGCTCGACCTGGTGGGTATTCAGAAACCCCAGGAGCGGCTCAAGGCCTATCCGCACCAACTCTCCGGTGGCCAGCGCCAGCGGGTGATGATCGCCATGGCCCTGGCCTGCGAGCCGGAGCTGCTGATCGCTGACGAGCCCACCACCGCGCTGGACGTGACTGTGCAGCGCAAGATCCTGCTGCTGCTCAAGTCTTTGCAGCAACGCCTGGGCATGTCACTGCTGCTGATCAGCCACGACCTCAATCTTGTGCGCAGCATTGCCCAGCGGGTGTGCGTGATGCGCGCCGGCGAGATCGTCGAGCAGGCCGACTGCAAGACCTTGTTCACCGCGCCGCAGCATCCCTACAGCCGCCTGCTGCTGGACGCCGAGCCCTCGGCCGAAGTGTTGTGCGGCGACGAGCGCGAGACGGTGTTGCAGGTTAACGACCTGAGCGTGCAGTTTGCCCTTGGCGGCGGGCTGTTGCGGCGCAAGCGCTACCTGCAGGCGGTGGACGGTATCAGCCTCAGCGTGCAACGTGGCAAGACCCTGGGGATTGTGGGCGAGTCCGGCTCGGGCAAGTCGACCCTGGGCCAGGCGATCCTGCGCTTGCTCGACTCCACCGGCAGCATCCGCTTCCAGGGTGAAGCCCTAGACCCGCTCAACCACCGGCAAATGCGCCCATGGCGCAAGCAGATGCAGGTGGTGTTCCAGGACCCCTATGGCAGCCTGAGCCCGCGCATGTCGGTGCAGCAGATCATCAGCGAGGGCCTGGAAGTCCACGCGCCGTGCAGCCTCGATGCGCGCGAAGCCCAGGTGATCCAGGTGCTCAAGGACGTCGGCCTTGACCCTGCCAGCCGGCACCGTTACCCGCACGAATTTTCCGGCGGCCAGCGCCAGCGCATTGCGATTGCGCGGGCGCTGGTGCTCAAGCCGGCATTGATGCTACTGGATGAACCGACCTCCGCGCTGGACCGTACAGTGCAAAAACAAGTGGTGGCTTTGTTGCGCGAATTGCAGGAAAAATACGGCCTGACTTACCTGTTCATCAGCCATGACCTGGCGGTGGTGCGGGCGATGGCCCACGATATGATTGTGGTCAAGGACGGCAAAGTGGTGGAGCGCGGCCCCAGCCACAGCGTGTTCGAGGCGCCGCAGCATCCCTACACCAAGGAGCTTCTGGCAGCGGCGCATATCCCCTTGTAG
- a CDS encoding ABC transporter permease, whose product MLNLSPVARRRFERFKKNRRGWWSLWLFIGLFILTLDGELIANDKPLVLSFKNELYFPVFKRYTEQQFGGQLPFQADYRSDYVQRLIKQDGGWMLFPPIPFSDDTPNYELTRPAPSPPSTVNWLGTDDQSRDVLARVIFGARVSILFALALTAISAAIGIAAGALQGYYGGWVDLLGQRILEVWSGLPVLYLLIILSGFVEPNFWWLLGIMALFSWLALVDVVRAEFLRGRNLEYVKAARALGLGDGKIIGRHILPNAMTATLSYLPFILTGAISTLSALDFLGFGMPAGSASLGELIAQGKQNLQAPWLGLTAFFTLALILSLLVFIGEALRDAFDPRS is encoded by the coding sequence ATGCTCAACCTGTCTCCCGTGGCCCGTCGGCGTTTCGAGCGTTTCAAGAAGAATCGCCGGGGCTGGTGGTCTCTCTGGCTGTTTATCGGCTTGTTTATCCTGACCCTGGATGGCGAATTGATCGCCAATGACAAGCCCCTGGTGCTCAGCTTCAAGAACGAGCTGTATTTCCCGGTGTTCAAGCGCTACACCGAGCAGCAGTTCGGCGGGCAATTGCCGTTCCAGGCCGACTACCGCAGCGACTACGTGCAACGGCTGATCAAGCAGGACGGCGGCTGGATGCTGTTCCCACCGATCCCGTTCAGCGACGACACGCCCAATTACGAGCTGACCCGCCCTGCCCCCAGCCCACCATCGACGGTGAACTGGCTGGGCACCGATGACCAGTCGCGGGATGTGTTGGCGCGGGTGATCTTCGGCGCGCGGGTGTCGATCCTGTTTGCCCTGGCGCTGACCGCGATCAGCGCCGCCATCGGCATCGCCGCCGGGGCGTTGCAGGGTTACTACGGCGGCTGGGTGGACTTGCTGGGGCAACGCATCCTGGAGGTGTGGTCCGGGCTGCCGGTGCTGTACCTGCTGATTATCCTGTCGGGCTTTGTCGAACCCAATTTCTGGTGGTTGCTGGGCATCATGGCGCTGTTTTCCTGGCTGGCGCTGGTGGATGTGGTGCGCGCCGAGTTCCTGCGCGGGCGCAACCTGGAGTATGTCAAGGCCGCACGCGCACTGGGCCTTGGCGACGGCAAGATCATTGGCCGGCATATCCTGCCCAATGCGATGACTGCCACCCTGAGCTATTTGCCGTTCATCCTGACCGGGGCGATTTCGACCTTGAGCGCCCTGGATTTCCTCGGCTTCGGCATGCCGGCCGGCAGTGCGTCGCTGGGCGAGTTGATCGCCCAGGGCAAACAGAACCTGCAAGCGCCCTGGCTGGGCCTGACGGCGTTTTTCACCCTGGCGCTGATTCTGTCGCTGCTGGTGTTTATCGGCGAGGCGTTGCGTGATGCCTTCGACCCTCGCTCATGA
- a CDS encoding microcin C ABC transporter permease YejB — MFAYIVRRLLLIIPTLVIILLVNFVIVQAAPGGPVEQAIAHLQGIGGGAVGGGSGEGISGSRASRGLDPKLIKDIEKQYGFDKPAPERLWLMLKSYAQLDFGNSFFRGSTVIDLILEKMPVTISLGLWATLITYLVSIPLGIRKAVRHGSSFDVWSSTAIVIGYAMPAFLFAMFLIVVFAGGTSLNWFPVRGLVSENFEELSTVGKIADYFWHLVLPVTSLVIGGFATLTILTKNSFLNEITRQYVVTARAKGLSERRVLYGHVFRNAMLLVISGIPQAFISVFFAGSLLIEVIFSLDGLGRMSYEAAVSRDYPVVFGSLFIFTLFGLLIKLIGDLCYTLVDPRIDFAARNA, encoded by the coding sequence ATGTTTGCCTATATCGTGCGGCGCCTGCTGCTGATAATCCCGACCCTGGTCATCATCCTGCTGGTGAATTTCGTGATCGTACAGGCCGCACCAGGTGGCCCGGTCGAACAAGCCATTGCCCACCTGCAAGGCATCGGCGGCGGCGCTGTCGGCGGTGGTTCAGGCGAAGGCATCAGCGGCTCGCGGGCCAGTCGCGGCCTGGACCCGAAACTGATCAAGGACATCGAAAAGCAATACGGTTTCGACAAGCCTGCGCCGGAACGTCTGTGGCTGATGCTCAAGAGCTACGCCCAACTGGACTTCGGCAACAGCTTCTTTCGCGGCTCGACGGTGATCGACCTGATCCTGGAGAAGATGCCGGTCACCATTTCCCTTGGCCTGTGGGCCACTCTGATTACTTACCTGGTGTCGATCCCCCTGGGCATCCGCAAAGCCGTACGCCATGGCAGCAGCTTTGACGTGTGGAGCAGCACCGCCATCGTGATCGGCTATGCCATGCCGGCATTCCTGTTCGCGATGTTTTTGATCGTGGTGTTTGCCGGCGGCACGTCCCTGAACTGGTTCCCGGTGCGCGGATTGGTGTCGGAAAACTTCGAAGAACTGAGCACCGTCGGCAAGATCGCCGACTACTTCTGGCACCTGGTATTGCCGGTCACGTCGCTGGTGATCGGTGGTTTCGCCACCCTGACCATCCTCACCAAAAACTCGTTCCTCAACGAAATCACCCGGCAGTACGTGGTCACCGCGCGCGCCAAGGGTTTGAGCGAGCGCCGCGTGCTCTACGGCCATGTGTTTCGCAATGCGATGCTGCTGGTGATTTCCGGAATTCCCCAGGCGTTCATCAGCGTGTTCTTCGCCGGTTCCCTGCTGATCGAAGTGATCTTTTCCCTCGATGGCCTGGGCCGCATGAGCTATGAGGCGGCGGTGTCGCGGGACTACCCGGTGGTGTTTGGTTCGCTGTTCATCTTCACCCTGTTCGGGCTCTTGATAAAACTCATCGGTGACCTGTGTTACACCCTGGTGGACCCGCGTATCGACTTCGCCGCGAGGAACGCCTGA